Proteins from one Staphylococcus saprophyticus subsp. saprophyticus ATCC 15305 = NCTC 7292 genomic window:
- a CDS encoding 6-phosphogluconolactonase has product MTTTGYIGTYTKKEGKGVYRFQLDEETGKITEVKTGYELEASTYVNQHNHFLYAVTKEGDDCGIASLKIESDGTLSLINKCLASTAGNGCYVSASPDGKYIFEAIYGAGLARIYEANPETGEIVRLIQELAHDYPTGPSERQEQPHVHYLNTTPDEKYVVAMDLGTDKVITYEYGDDGLKVYDTIEFEPGDGPRHITFHENGKHAYVVHELSNIVSTLKYENGHFTEIERHLTIPENFDGDTKLAAVRISHDQNFLYISNRGHDSLAIFKVGDEGATISLVDIVKSGGEFPRDFNITESDDYLVCAHQEGDYALTVFKRDKVTGNIEIVDNQETAPEGVCVQFLR; this is encoded by the coding sequence AAACTGGCAAGATAACGGAAGTTAAAACAGGTTATGAACTAGAAGCATCAACATATGTAAATCAACATAATCATTTTTTATATGCTGTAACTAAAGAAGGCGATGATTGTGGTATTGCTAGTTTGAAAATAGAGTCAGATGGTACATTAAGTCTGATTAACAAATGTCTAGCGTCAACTGCTGGAAATGGTTGCTATGTATCTGCATCACCGGATGGAAAATATATATTCGAAGCAATTTATGGTGCTGGTTTAGCAAGAATTTATGAAGCAAATCCAGAAACAGGAGAAATTGTTCGTCTAATACAAGAATTAGCGCATGATTATCCAACTGGTCCTTCTGAAAGACAAGAGCAACCACATGTCCATTATCTCAACACAACACCAGATGAAAAATATGTTGTGGCAATGGATCTAGGTACAGATAAAGTGATTACGTACGAATATGGAGATGACGGTTTAAAAGTATACGATACTATAGAATTTGAGCCTGGAGATGGCCCAAGACATATTACGTTCCATGAAAATGGAAAACATGCTTACGTTGTACATGAGTTATCAAATATCGTAAGTACTTTAAAATATGAGAATGGTCATTTTACTGAAATCGAAAGACATTTAACAATTCCAGAAAACTTTGATGGTGATACTAAATTGGCAGCAGTGAGAATATCGCATGATCAAAATTTCTTATATATAAGTAATCGCGGTCATGATAGTCTTGCTATATTTAAAGTAGGAGACGAGGGTGCAACAATTTCATTAGTAGACATCGTTAAAAGTGGTGGAGAATTTCCACGTGACTTCAATATAACTGAATCTGATGATTATTTAGTTTGTGCACACCAAGAAGGCGATTATGCTCTGACCGTTTTTAAACGTGATAAAGTTACTGGAAACATAGAAATCGTTGATAATCAAGAAACGGCACCAGAAGGTGTTTGTGTACAGTTTCTAAGATAA
- a CDS encoding aldehyde dehydrogenase: MNSIEQTFHNSKQYFNTHATKDLKFRKKQLKLLSKSIKNHEDALLNAFQEDLGKNKVEAYATEIGFTLKNIKTARKELKNWAKKKQVNTPLYMFPTKSYIVKEPYGTVLIIGPFNYPFQLLIEPLIGAIAAGNTVIIKPSEFTPHVSAVVKNIIEDVFDPEYISICQGDADTTQSLIHLPFDYIFFTGSERVGRIVYQAASTNLTPVTLELGGKSPVIVDETANIKVASERISFGKFTNAGQTCVAPDYVLVNRKVKEDLIKALKNTITEFYGKEIQASPDFGRIVNQTHFDRLNDLLGVHKSEIVFGGHSDSAENYIGPTLLDGITFNDKIMEGEIFGPILPIITYDDFDEAIDLIHTKPKPLSLYLFSEDENATERVLNEISFGGGAINDTLMQLANPNLPFGGVGASGIGQYHGKFSFDTFSHDKSYIFKSTRLESSLLFPPYKGKFKYIKTFFNK, encoded by the coding sequence TTGAATTCAATAGAACAAACTTTCCATAATAGTAAACAATATTTTAATACACATGCGACCAAGGATCTTAAATTCAGAAAAAAACAACTAAAGCTCCTAAGCAAAAGTATTAAAAATCATGAAGATGCATTATTAAATGCTTTTCAAGAAGATTTAGGTAAAAACAAAGTAGAAGCCTATGCAACAGAAATCGGCTTTACTTTAAAAAATATCAAAACGGCTCGTAAAGAATTAAAAAACTGGGCTAAAAAGAAACAGGTTAATACACCGCTTTATATGTTTCCTACCAAAAGTTATATTGTTAAAGAACCATATGGCACAGTACTAATTATTGGGCCATTTAACTATCCATTCCAATTGCTTATTGAACCGCTTATAGGTGCTATAGCTGCAGGCAATACTGTAATCATTAAACCTTCGGAATTCACGCCACATGTGTCAGCAGTTGTAAAAAATATTATTGAAGATGTGTTCGACCCTGAATACATCAGTATTTGCCAAGGTGACGCCGATACTACACAGTCACTGATTCATTTACCCTTCGATTATATCTTTTTCACCGGAAGCGAACGCGTTGGAAGAATTGTTTATCAAGCAGCAAGTACCAATTTAACACCTGTCACTTTAGAATTAGGTGGCAAATCACCTGTCATCGTAGACGAAACCGCTAATATCAAAGTCGCTAGTGAACGCATCAGTTTTGGTAAATTCACTAATGCTGGCCAAACATGTGTCGCTCCAGATTATGTTCTTGTAAACCGTAAAGTCAAAGAAGACTTGATTAAAGCTTTAAAAAATACAATAACAGAATTTTATGGTAAAGAAATACAAGCAAGTCCTGACTTTGGACGTATCGTAAATCAAACGCATTTTGACCGTTTAAACGATTTATTAGGTGTACACAAATCGGAAATTGTTTTTGGTGGCCATTCTGATTCAGCTGAAAACTATATCGGACCTACTTTATTAGATGGTATTACATTTAATGATAAAATTATGGAAGGTGAAATTTTCGGTCCTATACTACCAATTATTACTTATGACGATTTTGATGAAGCGATTGATTTAATTCATACGAAACCCAAGCCACTCAGCCTTTACCTATTCAGTGAAGATGAAAACGCAACAGAACGTGTTCTAAATGAAATTTCTTTTGGTGGCGGTGCTATCAACGATACATTGATGCAATTAGCAAATCCAAACTTACCATTCGGTGGTGTTGGTGCTTCCGGTATTGGTCAATATCACGGCAAATTTAGTTTTGACACATTCAGTCATGATAAATCTTATATATTTAAATCAACTCGATTAGAGTCAAGCCTACTCTTTCCACCTTACAAAGGAAAATTTAAGTATATTAAAACATTTTTCAATAAATAA
- a CDS encoding type I toxin-antitoxin system Fst family toxin, protein MCITLFVTFIAPIVVGVIVTLFSYWLNNRD, encoded by the coding sequence ATGTGCATTACACTATTTGTAACGTTTATAGCACCTATCGTAGTAGGTGTTATTGTCACATTATTTTCTTATTGGCTGAATAATCGTGACTGA